Within the Bacillus sp. FSL K6-3431 genome, the region TCCACAGTAGAATTAACATTTAAACTCGGATATATCTTTACCTCTGAATTGCGGATATGACCAAGTTTACTTGTATTACTTTCTAATATATCCGTAATATAATCGGAATGAATCCAAACTGTCTTTCCATTCAAGATTCCCCGGTACCAAATGTTGTTACCTACCTTTTCAGTCAAATGAACCTTAAACTCTTGATGTTTATATGCGGTGAGACTTGTGTAAATGACATCTTGTGAACCACCCCATGCTTTAATATAAGCCCTACCTGTACCTTTAACGTAAAACGTTTTGACATTCTTATCAACGCCAGAATGGGCGTGTGTAAATACGTCTGTTGCTTTTACCCACCCTACTACTCCTTTTATACTACTCGGATTTTGACTTATTAAATAATATATTACCCCTTTTAATTCATCTTGTTTTTTAATGTAATATACCCGATTAGTGTATGTTTCCCCCGCGTTTTTCACAGTAGAGGTTCCTTCTAAACTTGAATATATCTTCACGCCAGCATTATTGATATGTCCAAGTTTACTCGTAGTAGCATCCTTTTTATTCATAACATAACTAGAATGTATCCAAACCTGCTTACCTTTAAGCATTCCCCTATACCATACATTGGATCCTACTAATTCTGTAAGATTAACTTTAAATTCTGTACCAGCGTATGTCGCTAAGTCGTCAAGAACGAGGTTCTTCCCCCCCCCCCCAGGCTTTCGTATATGCTTTACCAGTTCCTTTTAGAATAAGATTTTTATCTTTTTTATCTAATCCGTTATGTTTATAACTATTAAGGTC harbors:
- a CDS encoding GW dipeptide domain-containing protein — protein: MLKGKQVWIHSSYVMNKKDATTSKLGHINNAGVKIYSSLEGTSTVKNAGETYTNRVYYIKKQDELKGVIYYLISQNPSSIKGVVGWVKATDVFTHAHSGVDKNVKTFYVKGTGRAYIKAWGGSQDVIYTSLTAYKHQEFKVHLTEKVGNNIWYRGILNGKTVWIHSDYITDILESNTSKLGHIRNSEVKIYPSLNVNSTVENAGALFTNYVYYIKKQASKNKQLYYLISNEPSSSKGIVGWVKANDLSIHTHLGVDKKTKSYYLKGTGSATSKAWGGSKDIVYQSLTPYKRQEFKVHLTEKVGNNIWYRGSLKGKTVWIHHSNLINR